A region from the Aegilops tauschii subsp. strangulata cultivar AL8/78 chromosome 5, Aet v6.0, whole genome shotgun sequence genome encodes:
- the LOC141023055 gene encoding uncharacterized protein translates to MDLLWRLDENVCVQILTFWWNWWNKRNKIREGELPITDDELIRRVQCSTLEFMQLFRTSKKKQAESKWAPPGEGILKINVDGAYTPGETFAAWGAVVRDEAGDVLLARAGRKEQINDPFGAEVAAMSEAVAMAADIGALRVVFETDSQLLQEALDLSKVDSSPYAAVIEDIKLQLKLWFSKQSITFCRRAANSVGHELAKLGSLCLPNDSIGWTNIVPPHVAACVSGDLPEHR, encoded by the coding sequence ATGGACCTGCTTTGGAGGCTAGATGAAAATGTGTGTGTCCAAATCCTCACCTTCTGGTGGAACTGGTGGAACAAGAGGAATAAAATACGAGAAGGGGAATTACCAATCACGGATGACGAGCTAATTCGCCGAGTCCAATGCAGTACCTTGGAGTTCATGCAACTATTTAGAACGAGTAAAAAGAAGCAAGCAGAGAGCAAGTGGGCACCGCCGGGTGAAGGAATTCTGAAGATCAATGTGGATGGAGCGTATACGCCGGGCGAGACTTTTGCTGCATGGGGAGCGGTTGTCCGTGACGAGGCGGGAGATGTGCTGCTGGCCCGAGCTGGTAGGAAGGAGCAGATAAATGACCCATTTGGAGCAGAGGTTGCGGCCATGTCTGAGGCGGTGGCCATGGCAGCTGACATTGGCGCCCTTCGTGTCGTCTTCGAGACCGATTCACAGCTACTGCAGGAAGCACTCGACTTGTCCAAGGTTGACTCGTCCCCATACGCGGCTGTCATCGAGGACATCAAGCTTCAGCTTAAATTGTGGTTCTCTAAGCAATCTATTACTTTCTGTAGACGCGCAGCGAACTCGGTAGGGCATGAACTTGCGAAACTTGGTAGTTTATGTTTGCCAAATGACAGCATTGGCTGGACCAATATTGTACCGCCCCATGTGGCTGCTTGTGTGTCGGGCGATTTGCCCGAGCACCGTTAA